The following are from one region of the Nitrososphaerota archaeon genome:
- the rrp4 gene encoding exosome complex RNA-binding protein Rrp4 produces MSPIYFNEKEIVLPGQLLAEGKFISGEGTYTIGDKVYSSQIGFAKYKDGEISIIPLKGPYIPKKDDVVIGIVIDIKPNVIDIDLGSGFRAILKVPKFSEIKNLRIGDVIIGKIMYSGLKGIILNHEEGIKKIDKGLIIKIISTKIPRIIGRKGSMINLLKKETGCEIFIGRNGLIVINGPSPNNEFAVASAIRMIEKEAHTSGLTDRINNLLKKWSEKYGK; encoded by the coding sequence ATGAGTCCAATATATTTTAATGAAAAAGAAATTGTTTTGCCAGGTCAATTATTAGCTGAAGGTAAGTTTATTAGTGGTGAAGGAACATATACTATTGGAGATAAAGTATATTCTTCTCAAATAGGATTTGCTAAATATAAAGATGGAGAAATTTCTATAATCCCTTTAAAAGGTCCATATATTCCTAAAAAAGATGATGTAGTAATAGGAATAGTTATTGATATTAAGCCTAATGTGATAGATATTGATTTAGGAAGTGGATTTAGAGCAATATTAAAAGTTCCTAAGTTTTCAGAAATAAAAAATTTAAGGATTGGAGATGTGATAATTGGTAAAATAATGTATAGTGGTTTAAAAGGAATAATTTTAAATCATGAAGAAGGAATTAAGAAAATAGATAAAGGATTAATTATTAAAATAATTTCTACAAAAATTCCAAGAATAATAGGTAGAAAAGGTTCCATGATAAATTTATTAAAAAAGGAAACTGGATGTGAAATATTTATAGGAAGAAATGGATTAATAGTTATAAATGGCCCATCTCCAAATAATGAATTTGCAGTTGCTTCAGCTATACGTATGATAGAAAAAGAAGCTCATACATCAGGGCTTACAGATAGAATAAATAATTTACTTAAAAAATGGAGCGAGAAATATGGAAAATAA